From one Streptococcus oralis genomic stretch:
- a CDS encoding type II toxin-antitoxin system RelE/ParE family toxin: MKLIYTNKTVEKQCTELRRAKKDFSDKIAVKLHQLINFLEAADSLASVTAFPKYHFHQLKGKRQGQFALDIDGRRSSYRLIVEFREEDLEKVFPNPVEIEILKIEEVSNHYE; encoded by the coding sequence ATGAAGCTTATCTATACAAACAAAACTGTTGAAAAGCAGTGCACAGAGCTGAGGCGGGCGAAAAAAGATTTTTCGGATAAAATTGCTGTAAAGTTGCATCAGTTGATCAACTTTTTGGAAGCGGCGGATTCTTTGGCTAGTGTGACAGCTTTTCCTAAATATCACTTTCACCAACTTAAGGGAAAGAGACAGGGACAGTTTGCTTTAGATATAGATGGTCGAAGGAGTTCCTATCGGTTGATTGTGGAATTTCGTGAAGAGGATTTAGAAAAGGTATTTCCAAATCCCGTTGAAATCGAAATCCTAAAAATAGAGGAGGTCAGCAATCACTATGAGTAA
- a CDS encoding HigA family addiction module antitoxin, producing the protein MSNKIVEYKDLIAFHPGQYVEELIEDYNVTQKEFAERLGVSAKTVSKLVNAEESISKETAHKLAKLSGVSMQTWLNLQNAYDVKVAEIVEQKELEEGSEKEICDLIDFKYFKEKGYVPDKRYSLKEKIVELRKILGMASLENLTSFNYLVSYRNTREFTTKSIVNSNIMLELASKKARDKTITKLNRRKLERSLPALRKLTRQDSEVFPQRLYDILLDCGVVLVGLPALPNANLNGATKKFSNGSALLLLTDRNKASDIFWFSLFHEIGHILENDFSSDEGNSESYLRSEEQADQFAKNFLIRPEDYQAFVKKGNFDKTDIICFAEEIDIHPSVVLGRLQNEGILGFDRFRELKENYYFVS; encoded by the coding sequence ATGAGTAATAAAATTGTTGAATACAAAGACCTGATTGCTTTTCATCCAGGTCAGTATGTTGAAGAGTTGATTGAAGATTATAACGTAACGCAGAAAGAATTTGCGGAGCGTTTGGGAGTTTCGGCAAAGACTGTCAGTAAACTGGTCAATGCAGAGGAGTCTATTAGTAAGGAAACGGCTCATAAGTTAGCCAAGCTAAGCGGAGTTTCTATGCAAACCTGGCTCAATCTTCAAAATGCTTATGATGTAAAAGTTGCAGAGATTGTAGAACAAAAAGAGCTAGAAGAAGGTAGCGAGAAAGAAATCTGTGATCTGATTGATTTCAAGTATTTCAAGGAAAAAGGCTACGTTCCAGACAAACGCTATAGTTTGAAGGAAAAGATTGTCGAGCTTCGCAAGATTCTCGGTATGGCAAGTTTAGAAAATCTTACATCTTTTAACTATCTAGTCAGCTATCGGAATACGCGTGAGTTTACGACTAAAAGTATAGTGAACTCGAATATTATGCTGGAGTTGGCGTCTAAAAAAGCGCGTGATAAAACGATAACTAAGTTAAATCGCAGAAAGCTAGAGAGAAGCCTGCCTGCCTTGAGAAAGTTGACGAGACAGGACTCAGAAGTTTTTCCTCAACGCTTGTATGATATCTTGCTAGACTGTGGTGTTGTCCTAGTCGGTCTACCTGCTTTGCCAAATGCCAATTTGAATGGAGCGACTAAAAAGTTCAGTAATGGTAGTGCCTTGCTTTTACTCACGGATCGAAACAAAGCATCCGATATTTTCTGGTTCTCACTTTTTCATGAGATTGGACACATTCTGGAGAATGATTTTTCATCTGATGAGGGAAACAGTGAGTCCTATCTTCGTTCTGAGGAACAGGCAGACCAGTTTGCAAAAAATTTCTTGATTAGACCAGAAGATTATCAAGCTTTTGTCAAAAAAGGAAACTTTGATAAGACGGATATCATATGTTTTGCGGAGGAAATCGATATTCATCCTAGCGTTGTTTTAGGCAGATTACAAAATGAGGGTATTCTAGGGTTTGACCGTTTCAGAGAACTAAAAGAGAATTATTACTTTGTTTCTTGA